CTATTTGGAAAATTTTTTTGACAATGTTTTTGAAGCAAGAGATGCTTCTGAAGCTTTTGAAATTATTGATAATAATAAAATTAATATTATAATTACTGATATAAATATGCCAAATATAAATGGCTTAGATATGATAAAAAAGATTAGAGAAAAAGATTTAGATATAAAAATTATTGTTTTAAGTGCTCATACTCAAACAGAATATTTATTAGAAGCTATTGAATTGGGTCTAATAAAATATTTAGTAAAACCAATATCCCATGAAACTTTATATCCCATATTATCTCAATGTTCAGAAAAGATTATAAGTGATAATTCAAACAAAACTTTATTTTCTATAGATTGTTATTTTGATGCATTTAATAAAAGATTGCAAAATAAAGGAATAAGTATCAAACTCACAAGTAAAGAGTTAGATCTTTTATCTTTATTGTGTGAACATAAAAATAAAGTTGTTCTTTATGAAATAATACAAGAAAAAGTTTGGAATGGATCTATAATGAGTGAAGATGCTATTCGTTCAGTTGCACGAAAATTAAGAAAAAAACTTCCAAATAACTGTTTAGAAAACTTCTCAAAAATTGGATATAAAATAACTACCTTATCTTGAAAATCAAAATAAATGTCTTAAAAATGTCCTACTAATGTCCTAGAAATGGCTTTTTGTCTTTATTGAATAATTATAAGATTTTTCAGGATTGATTAAGAAAAATATAGGTTAAATTCGAAATATTAATGATACTAATTATCATAATTATCAGAAGGAAACAAATGAAAGTAAATGGAAAAATAAAATTATCAATCTGTTTGATAATGTGTTTATCAAGTCAAGTTTATGCAGATAATAGTGCTACAACTACATTAAAAGAAGTTGAAGTTATGGGCGTGGAAGATAATACAAAATCTTATACTGTAAGTGGTCTCCGTACAGCTACAAAATTAGATTTATCAGCTAGAGAAACACCTCAGTCTGTATTGGTTTTTACAAAACAAAAATTAGAAGATCAAAATATAACCACATATCAAGAATTATTAGCAAAAACTCCAGGGGTAACTTTAAATCAAATGGATGAAAGAGTATATCCTACAGCAAGAGGTTTCACTATAGATTATTACTTATTTGATGGTATACCAACATATTCTGTTAGTGATAATGCAGATGATCCAGATTTATCAATTTTTGATAGAGTAGAAATAGTAAAAGGTGCAAATGGTCTTATGACTGGTGCAGGTAATCCAGCTATGGGAATGAACTTTATTAGAAAACATGCAAACTCAAAAGAGCTTAAAGGAAATATAGATTTTTCTGCTGGTTCTTGGAATAATTATAGTTCTACCGCTGATATACAGACTTCTTTAAATGAAGAGGGAACAGTAAGAGTAAGAGTTGTAGCTAAACATCAAGATCAAGATTCTTTTATGGATAAATATGAAAAATCTACAGATGTTTTATATGGTGTTCTTGATATGGATTTGACTAATACAACATTTTTATCTTTAGGTGCTAGTGTAGAAGATATAGATAGAAGTGGAATTAGATGGGGTGGATTACCTGCTTTTTATGGTGATGGTAGTAAAACGCATTTTGATAATTCAAATACTATTTCAGATGATTGGGCCGAATGGAATATAAAAACAACAAATTATTATGCAGATTTAAAACAATATATAATCAATGACAGTTTTATTAATTTATCTTTATCACGAAAAGAAATTAGTTCTGATGGTAACTTAGTATATTATGGTGGAAAAGTAGACAAAAATACAGGTGGTCAAGTACTTGGTTCCTCTGATTATGGAGTTTATGGCTATGAATTTGCCAAAGATATAAAAGAAAATAATATTGATTTATATACTTCTATTCCCTTTGAAGTGGGAAAATTAGGACAAGAAATTATTATTGGAGCAATGTATAATAAATCTAAAACTAAAAAAAATGATTATGCAAGTAATTTAAACTGGAGTACAATAGATTTTAATAATATATCAATTCCAAAGCCAACTTATGGTACTTCGACTCATGATAATTTAGATGAAACAACACAAAGTGGAATTTATCTTGCTGGAAAAATTTCTTTAAGCGAAAATTTAAAATTAATTTCAGGGATAAGACTTTCATCTTGGAAATATGAAAATGATGATAGTACAAGAGATAGAGAGTATAAAAATGAAACGACACCTTATGTTGGATTGGTTTATGATATAAATAAAAATCATTCAATATATGCAAGTTATACTAGTATCTTTAAAC
The genomic region above belongs to Arcobacter sp. F2176 and contains:
- a CDS encoding response regulator transcription factor, which translates into the protein MNKKEFESISILFVDDEDYIRSNAISYLENFFDNVFEARDASEAFEIIDNNKINIIITDINMPNINGLDMIKKIREKDLDIKIIVLSAHTQTEYLLEAIELGLIKYLVKPISHETLYPILSQCSEKIISDNSNKTLFSIDCYFDAFNKRLQNKGISIKLTSKELDLLSLLCEHKNKVVLYEIIQEKVWNGSIMSEDAIRSVARKLRKKLPNNCLENFSKIGYKITTLS
- a CDS encoding TonB-dependent siderophore receptor, whose protein sequence is MKVNGKIKLSICLIMCLSSQVYADNSATTTLKEVEVMGVEDNTKSYTVSGLRTATKLDLSARETPQSVLVFTKQKLEDQNITTYQELLAKTPGVTLNQMDERVYPTARGFTIDYYLFDGIPTYSVSDNADDPDLSIFDRVEIVKGANGLMTGAGNPAMGMNFIRKHANSKELKGNIDFSAGSWNNYSSTADIQTSLNEEGTVRVRVVAKHQDQDSFMDKYEKSTDVLYGVLDMDLTNTTFLSLGASVEDIDRSGIRWGGLPAFYGDGSKTHFDNSNTISDDWAEWNIKTTNYYADLKQYIINDSFINLSLSRKEISSDGNLVYYGGKVDKNTGGQVLGSSDYGVYGYEFAKDIKENNIDLYTSIPFEVGKLGQEIIIGAMYNKSKTKKNDYASNLNWSTIDFNNISIPKPTYGTSTHDNLDETTQSGIYLAGKISLSENLKLISGIRLSSWKYENDDSTRDREYKNETTPYVGLVYDINKNHSIYASYTSIFKPQDKKDNSGNYLDPIDGKNYEVGIKGEYFEGDLNTSLTLFRIEQDGAPSDTGEVNSKLESIYEAKEVVSKGFEISVSGKVTDNLDLDFGLANFQAKNSDGSKYNTTSSRTTANLFAKYSIKDYRIGAGINYKSKIYTDTDYGRITQDSYVTVDLMTGYKVNNNLDFQLNVNNLFDKEYYSGLGYSGMVYGSPRSATINMKYRF